In Oryza sativa Japonica Group chromosome 11, ASM3414082v1, the following are encoded in one genomic region:
- the LOC107276812 gene encoding phospholipase A1 EG1, chloroplastic/mitochondrial — MAAAAVARLTAATTCRMRVSGPVTAATTSAASPVTVTLGDLPQQKRSAATATTTTSSGGSPVVVEKRAAAATAAEEEEVEEAAAVAALASAWREVQGAGDWRGMVEPLHPLLRDEVVRYGELVAACYRAFDLDPASKRYLNCKHGKKQMLPAVGMAGAGYTVTRYIYAAPDVALPFGVGGRCSCAGKSRWIGYVAVASNREAARLGRRDILVSFRGTVTGSEWLANFMSALSPARFDPADPRPDVRVESGFLSLYTSDDLSGKFTCGSCRNQLLSEVTRLIDKYKHDDVSITLAGHSMGSSLAILLGYDLAELGLNRGGRGGRGGAIPITVFSFGGPRVGNLEFKRRCDELRVKVLRVANARDPVTRMPGVVLNEAAARVFRVELPWSKACYTHVGVEVALDFFKASHAACVHDLDAYINHLLDGGAAASATTTTLESWRWQMAAIRAGEWLQTLGI; from the coding sequence atggcggcagcggcggtggcgcggctcactGCGGCGACGACGTGCCGGATGCGCGTCAGTGGCCCGGTCACTGCCGCGACGACGTCGGCTGCCTCGCCGGTGACCGTCACTCTGGGTGATCTGCCACAGCAGAAGCGATCGGccgccacggcgacgacgacgacgagtagTGGTGGTTCTCCTGTGGTGGTGGAgaagagagcggcggcggcgacggcggcggaggaggaggaggtggaggaggcggcggcggtggcggcgctggcgaGCGCGTGGCGGGAGGTGCAGGGCGCCGGCGACTGGAGGGGCATGGTGGAGCCGCTCCACCCGCTGCTCCGGGACGAGGTGGTCCGGTACGGGGAGCTCGTCGCGGCGTGCTACCGGGCGTTCGACCTCGACCCGGCGTCGAAGCGCTACCTCAACTGCAAGCACGGCAAGAAGCAGATGCTGCCGGCGGTCGGCATGGCCGGCGCCGGGTACACGGTCACCAGGTACATCtacgccgcccccgacgtcgcgctgcccttcggcgtcggcggccgctgCTCCTGCGCCGGCAAGAGCCGGTGGATCGGctacgtcgccgtcgcgtccaaccgcgaggccgcccgcctcggccgccgcgacATCCTCGTCTCCTTCCGCGGCACGGTGACCGGATCGGAGTGGCTGGCCAACTTCATGAGCGCGCTGTCGCCGGCGCGGTTCGACCCGGCCGACCCGCGCCCCGACGTGCGCGTCGAGTCCGGGTTCCTCTCCCTCTACACCTCCGACGACCTCTCCGGCAAGTTCACCTGCGGGAGCTGCCGGAACCAGCTCCTCTCCGAGGTGACCCGCCTCATCGACAAGTACAAGCACGACGACGTCAGCATCACCCTCGCCGGACACAGCATGGGGAGCTCGCTGGCGATCCTCCTCGGCTACGACCTCGCCGAGCTGGGCCTCaaccgcggcggccgcggcggccgcggcggcgccatcccGATCACCGTCTTCTCCTTCGGCGGCCCGCGCGTCGGCAACCTCGAGTTCAAGAGACGGTGCGATGAGCTCCGCGTCAAGGTGCTCCGCGTCGCGAACGCCCGCGACCCGGTGACGAGGATGCCCGGCGTGGTGCTCAACGAGGCCGCCGCTAGGGTTTTCCGGGTCGAGCTGCCGTGGAGCAAGGCGTGCTACACCCACGTCGGCGTCGAAGTCGCCCTCGATTTCTTCAAGGCCAGCCACGCGGCGTGCGTCCACGACCTCGACGCCTACATAAATCAcctcctcgacggcggcgcggcggcgtcggcgacgacgacgaccttggaGTCGTGGAGGTGGCAGATGGCGGCGATTCGTGCAGGCGAGTGGCTGCAGACGCTAGGGATTTGA